One Corynebacterium matruchotii genomic window, TTTTCGACGGTGATGGTGGTGCCGATCTCGATATTGCCGAGGAACCTCACGTTGGGTTTCTCCATGACGGCATGGAGGGAATTCACGATTCCTTTAATGCGGGGATGGTCGGGGGCGACGCCGTAGCGGATGAGGCCAAACGGTGCGGGCATCTGCTCAAACAGGTCGATTTCCACGGTGCGGCCGGACTTCATGAGTAAATCAGAGGCATAAATACCAGCAGGGCCAGAACCAATAACGGCTACCCGGAGGGGGCGGGAAGAATTCATCGAGATCCTTACGGGAAACGAGGTGGATGATACGTGTCGGCACTTAACTTTAGCTGGTTGACGAATAGATGATGAATCAAATGTCATTTGGCGCTTTTTCCGTCGCTAGTAGCGTCGAAAAGCAAGCCCGAAACCTGTACACTTATGGGGTGTCTCACAGTTTTTAGCGGAGCTCATTTTTCATCACAATTTCAGAAGGGACTAGCTTGTGACCCAAACAACGCATTCGGTGTTATTGACCGCGATCCGCCGTCGCCTTGACCAGGCAGAAGTGGCGGAATTCGCCGCCGCGTTAGGCCTTGACATCACGCCGCTCGTGCCAGCAGGGCACGATGAACCGACCATTGCGGACGTGCTGAAACATGCGCCGGCTGGTCCCGTTCTTTACACCGGTACCGGCAACCTTAACTTTGATGCGCGGGCCGCTGCGGCGTTGGGTGTGCCACTGGTGCTACAAACCCCGTCGGAATCGTTGTCGACCGCATTGGCGCGCGTTGAGGCCCGCGACCTGGGGGCATCGATCGCGGCAATCATCATGGGCGACCAGCCGCTCACCGCGGCGGTGACGGCGGCGCAAGAAACCCCGGCCGAAATCGTGATGACCGCAGACGTGTTCGAAAACTGGTTGTTGGGTATGGCGAAAAAGCATCGCGCCCACATTGTGCTCCCCGAGGGTGACGACGATCGGATCCTCACCGCGGCCGGCATCCTCTTAGCGGAAGACGCATGTGACCTCACGATTCTTGGTGTGCCTGAGGAAGTGGCCGCCCGGGCCGCGGAACTGGGGGTTACGCTGGATGGCGCCACTCTGGTGAACCCGTGGGCGGATGATGATCCCCACCGAGAAGAATTCGCACAACAATTCTATGAGCTGCGCAAAACTAAGGGGGTGAGCCTGGAGCAGGCGCGGGAAACCATGACGGACATCTCCTATTACGCCACCATGATGATCCACAATGGGCTGGCGGACGGCATGGTGTCTGGCGCATCGCACACCACGGCGCACACCATTAAACCCTCCTTCCAGATCATTAAGACCAAGCCGGGCGTGTCCGTGGTGTCCTCCGTCTTCCTCATGGTCATGCGCGGCCGGCTCTGGGCCTTCGGCGATTGCGCGGTCAACCCCAATCCCACCGCGGAGCAGCTCGCGGAAATTGCGGTGGTGTCCGCGGAAACCGCATCCCAATTCGGCATTGACCCCCGGGTGGCTATTCTCAGCTATTCGACGGGCACCTCCGGCAGTGGGCCAGACGTGGACCGGGCTATGGCTGCCACCCGCATGGCGCAGGCCAAGGCCCCGGAATTGCTGGTGGATGGGCCGTTGCAATTCGATGCGGCCGTCGACCCGGTGGTGGCGGCGAAGAAACTCCCCGAATCGCGGGTGGCTGGGCAGGCCAATGTGTTTATCTTCCCCGACCTAGAGGCTGGTAATATTGGGTATAAGACCGCGCAGCGGACCGGACACGCCCTGGCGGTGGGCCCCATTCTTCAAGGTTTGAACAAGCCGGTCAACGACCTGTCGCGGGGTGCAACCGTGGCGGACATTGTGAATACGGTGGCGATCACCGCCATCCAGGCTGCCAGCAGCAAGGAAGCAGGGGAGGAATAAGAATGTCGCTGGTATTGGTGCTTAACTCTGGATCATCGTCCATTAAATTCCAGCTGGTGGACCCGGACCAACACGCCACGGATGAGCCCTTCGCCTCCGGACTGGTCGAACAAATTGGCGAACCAATGGGGCGGGTGACGCTTAAACATGCGGGCGAAAAGCATGTGGTAGAAGCCCCCATTCCCGACCACACGGTTGGTCTGGACCTGGCGTTCAAACTCATGGCCGAACACGAATGCGGCCCGACCGATGTGGAGCTCGTGGCCGTGGGGCATCGTCTTGTGCACGGTGGCCTGGTGTTCAGTAAACCGGAACTCATCACCGACCAGATCGTCGACCTGGCCCGCAGTCTCATCCCATTGGCCCCACTACATAACCCGGCTAACATTGATGGCATCGAGGTTGCGCGCAAACTCTTGCCCGATGTGCCACACGTGGCGGTGTTTGATACCGGCTTCTTCCACGGCATGCCGCCGGCCGCGGCGCTCTACGCCGTGGACAAAGAGCTGGCGGCCGAAACGGGTGTGCGTCGATACGGCTTCCACGGCACCAGCCACGAATACGTGTCCAACAAGGTTGCCGAACTCATGGAGCTGCCCAAAGCGGCCATCAACCAAATCACCCTCCACCTCGGCAACGGGGCATCCTGCGCCGCTATTAAAGGCGAGCAGCCCATCGACACCTCCATGGGCATGACCCCCCTCGCCGGGCTGGTCATGGGCACCCGGTCCGGCGACGTTGATCCGGGCATTGTCTTCCACCTGCACCGCACCGCGGGCATGCCCATCGACGACATCGACGAACTATTAAACAAAAAATCCGGGGTGAAAGGCATCGCTGGGGTCAACGACTTCCGTGAACTCCGCCGCATGATCGAGGAAGAAAACGAAGACGCCTGGCTGGCGTACAACATCTACATCCACCAGCTGCGCCGCTACATCGGGTCCTACATGATCTCCCTGGGTCGGGTCGACGCCATCACCTTCACGGCCGGCGTGGGCGAAAACGACAGCTTTGTGCGCGCTGACGCCCTGGCCAACCTGGAAATGTATGGCATCAAGATCGACCCCGAACGCAACGCCCTGCCTAACACTGGGCCGCGGCTGATCTCCGCCCACGACTCGGTGATTAAGGTATGGGTGGTGCCCACCAATGAGGAGCTCGCCATCGCCCGCTACGCCAAAGCATTCGCCTAATCGGCAGCTTTACGACGGGGGCAGCATGAGAAAAAATCAGGTGGGTGCCCCCGTCGGCCAAACCCTCATAAGAATAATAGGACTGGGCGGAACAAGGTTTTTGGTCAAGAAATTCGGAAATCTTGACCAAAAATTTACCTAAAAATCCCAAACTGGGATAAGGCCAACAAAACCCTGAAAATCACCTAAGTTCCCTGGTGGCGGGGTGTACCTTTAATGGCATGAGCAGCCTCATTGATGCCTACGCCCGACTAGCGCCCCGCGCTAGCGAGCTCCTGCTCACTATTAAAGAAATCGGCATCAACAAAATCGAGCTGGCCACCCGACTCGACGTGTCCAGTGCCACCGCCAGCCTCATGATCTCCGTGTCCAAAGCCTTCACCCCAGAAGAACTTGGTCAGGGGGTTGGACTCAGCTTCGAAAAATTCCGCATCATTGCCACCAGCGGAAAGAAAATCGCCAACCCCGACATTAATCGGGAACAATTCCGAAACGACCTCATAGAAGCTGCCCACGAACTTAGTGTTGACGAACTCAAAGAACACATCGTCGACAAGCTAGCAGCATTAAACAAAGGGTACAATCGTGCGCGCAAATGGCACCTACGCTACGCCGCCACCGCCGACCCTGACGGCATGAGCCACATGCTCATGAAAATGCCCGCGGAACAAGCCGAACAGCTACGCACCTCACTCACCCCCGAAGCCCGAACCCTCGTGCAGCAAGGTGCCGCAGTCGATGAAGCCGAAGGCCACGCAAAAGCTTTAATACGGCGGGTGCTCCACGGTTATGACCTCACCAAACTCGAACACGTCGAAGACTGGGAAGACCCCAACAATCCCCGAGACCTTCGGCAACGCCCCTGCATCATTATTCCCGACTGGGAGCACACCGCCCACATTGATGGAACCGTTGTCGACACCAATGGTGTTGTCATCCCTATTAAAGACTTGGTTGATCGTCGAATAGCTAAATACGGGTTCGCAGTCACCGTCTATAATGACGCCAACGGTGTTATGCGGCCCCACGACGTCCTCCCCATTAAACGACTCGCCGACGCCGACGACCGGTTCATCAGCATCCTGTCGCACCTCGTCTGCCAACACCCCGACTGCCGGGTGCCGGCCGTGCGCTGCGAAATCCACCACATCCAATCCTTCGCTTCCGGCGGGCCCACCACCCCGGAAAACCTGTGCCCTCTCTGCCGCGTCCACAACCTCCTCAACGATGATAAACCCGACGAAATCCGGCACGGGCGCGTCTTTAATGACCCCAAAACCGGGCTCACCTGGTATGAAATGCCTGACGGACGGATCCGTCGCAACCGAGCCCGCAGCAACGAACGCGGCCTCAGCGCCTACTGCGCCCGCATGTGCAAAGAAGCACTCACCGAACTCCACCGGCCCGGATGGATGCCACCCAGGCCACCCCGAGAATAAGCAGCCAAAACCATTCCTTTAATAGGCCGTGGCCAACAGGGTTACCGGCCCTAAAACCATGTCCGAGGCCGAATCTTATTGCTCGTATCCACCAACTGATACCGGTGAGCCGCCGTTGGAGCGCTTCGCGCCTGTAGCCGCAATGCCCGCTCCAACCCCCGCCGCAGCCCTAACTGGGTAAACGGATAATCAAACAAATCATTCCGGCTCGCCGAAGCCTCAAGCCCCTCCAACCGCAACCAATGCAACGCCGCATTAAGGACCGCGATCTGTACCTGCAAAAACCGCGGCTCATTCGTGGGAATCTCCTCCAACCGGCGGGCAGCCCGACGAATCCGCTGCTCATTAGGCACATCCGACACCAGGTACAACACGCTCGTCAACTCCGCCATCCGCCGATGCATTGACGAAGCCGGTACCTTATCCAACGCCTGCACCGCCACATCCACCTGCCGCTCCGCCATTAACTGCCGCGCCAGGCCAAACCCCGAACTCACCGTCGCCGGATTCGTCGCCCACACCAGCGAATAAAGATAAATCGCCTTATACCGCAACACCGCCGGGTCCTGCGTCAAATGAGTCCACAGCCCAGCCAGTTCATTCACAATCTCACCCTTTAATGAGGCCACCTCAATAGCCGTGGCTGGCTGCAATAATGGTTTATTGTCCATGCCCTTCGACTGCAAAATCAACTCGCACACCGCCGCCCGGGCCAATTTTGGGGCCGCCTCCCCCGGCAAAATATTAAACACCTTATTAAAGGCATCCTGGGCCGGGAGGAAATCGTCGAGAAGCAAACTGGTGATCCCCGAATACCATTGATACCGCCAATCATCGCCCAGCGACGACTCTAGCTTTTTCAACCAATCCTTGCTCTCCGTGGTAAACCCAAGATCTAATAGGGAGCGAATAATGCCCAAGGGGATCTCCTTGCTCTGCGCAAACTTCTCCCGCGCCATGGCCTCCCGCATCGTCTCCAACGCCTCCGACGGCTCAGTGTAACTAGAGCCCGCAATCATTGCCGCGCCCGGATCACTACGGTCTAATAGGGGCACATGCAGGGCAGCCACCACCTCCGGCGGGGTAATACGCACACTCCGCTCAATACCATCAATAAGCTGATCCGTTTTGAACACAATATGCTTCGTGCCAAATGTGGAACGCTGCGGCGAAAACAATGAATGCTGCGCCGGAAACTGCCGACCATCATGCACCGCAAGATATTCCCGTAACACCCCATACAACTGGGTTGTCAACTCCTGCACCGTGGAAAACCGCTGCTTCGGATCTGGGTCCGTGGCCCGCCTTAATAGGCGGTAGTACGACAAATACTGTGCAAACAGCGGCTCCTCGTCCGGGCCAGGCAACCCCGGCGCGTATGCCCCATCCTTCTTCGGCATATTAATGGTCATGGCGGCCAGGGTGCGGCCGACGGTGTAAATATCACTGGCCACACTGGGGCCCTCAGTAGCCACCTCCGGGGCCTGAAACCCCTTCGTGCCGAAAATATAACCAAACGCCCCAATGCCGGTGACCGCACCCAAGTCGATCAGCTTGACTTGGTCTTCTGTCACGATAATGTTGTCCGGTTTGAAATCGTTGTACACTACGCCGCGCGCATGCAAATACTCCAGCGCCGGCAAGGTTTCCAAAATATATCCGATGGCGATGTCGATGGCGAACACCCCGCCAGGTTGCTCTTGACGACGCTTACGCAACGACGGACCCGGCACATACTCCATGACAATAAAACCGGCCGCCACCCGGGGGTCATCAATAAAATTGTAGGCCTTCACAATCACCGGATGGGTGATGTCGGCTAAAAACTCGCGCTCCGCAATGGCCGCCCCAATATCATGCGGATTCCCCGACCCTATTAAACCTTTGAGAACCACAACCCGGCCGGACACATTCTGATCCTGCGCAAGATAAATCCAGCCCATGCCACCATGGGCAACCACCCCTAAAATCTTATATTGGTTAGCAACAATATCGCCTTCCTTTAATAGGGGAGGTTCCAGGTTTGTGGTGGCCGGATCCATGAGGCGGGTTTCTTTAATAGGGACGAAGGGGAGCCGAACCATGCCATTCGCAACTGACCTGCCCTCCCGGGTGGTGCTGCGTCGGGAACGAAACGTGTTTAATGCTTCGGTGCGGGACCTGGCAGATGGGTCGGGGAGGGGATCGTCGTCATCGTCGTCAAAGGGATTGAAGGGTGCGGCCGCCGTATTAAAGGTATCGTCATCGTCGTCGAAGGGGTTGAAGGGGACCGCTGCGGTTTGCGGTTGGGTGTGGTCGGCTGTGCTGTGTGGTTGGGTGTGGTCGGTGTCGGTCATGGGCGTTGTGGGGTTTCTTTGCGGTAGTGGGTGGCCGGTGGGGTTTGGTCGGGAAGGTAGGCGCTAAACCAGTGATTATAATATTTTTGCCAGGTGCCATCACCGTAAATGCGTTCCAGGGTGGCGTTGATTTGCCTAATGAGGCCGTCGGTGTGGTGTCGGTAGCCGGGTTTGGCGGTGGCAATGCCGTAGTTTTCGTTGCTGAGCGAACCGCCCTCGATGGTGGTGAAGGGGTCTTGAGCGGACATGCCGGACAGGATAACGTCGTCAGTGATGACCGCACTGGCCTGGTTTTGCTGCATGACAATGAGGCAGTCTGCCGACGAGCGAACGACGACGAGGTCGCTGGTGGGCGCTAAATTGCGGGCGTAGTGGATGCCGGTGGATTGGCTAGTGACGCACACCGGGCGGCCGCCGATTTCGGAAATTCCTTTAATAGCGGAGGATTTGTGGACCAGGATTTTTGTGGAGCCTTTGAGGTAGGGGGTTGAGAAAAATACTTGGTCTTGGCGGTCACGGGTGATGGAGAGCGTGCGGATGGCCATGTCGATTTGGTGGGATTCGAGGCTGTCGATCCAATTGGCGGAGTCCACATAGCGGAATTCGATTTTGGTGGGATCGCCAAAAATATCGGCGGCGATTTCTTTCGCAATGTCCACTTCGAATCCTTGGAGTTCCCCGGTGATGGTATTGCGGAAGGATAAGAGGTTTTGGGACTGGTCGATGCCAACAATGAGGCGGCCCCGGCTGATGATCTCCGGTACCCGCTCTCCCGGCGACCGATTATCGGGGGCTAAACTCCCTAATAGGTTGGTGGTGATGATCTTATTGGGGGGTTCGGCGCCGGCCCGCTCAATGGTGGCCCCCTGGGGGAGGGGCACGAAAGGGAGGGAGTCGCTGGTGGGGGCGGTGGCGGTACTGGTTTCGGGGGTGCGGGCACAGCCGGCGGTGAGACTGACGATGAGCAGTAGGCAGGTGAGGAGGATGCGGTTGGTCATTAGAGGTATTCCTGCAATCGGGGTCGGATGCCCAACCAGAGGCAAAATACTGAGAGGAGGGACAGCATGAGGACCATGGTGGAGACAAAGGTGGAGGCGGCAATGCCCTGGTTGATGTAGGAACGCATCGTGCCGCGGGTGGCGTCGATAAGCGTGGCGAGCGTGCTATCAAGCTTGGGGTAGGAACTTTCCTCATTGGTTTGCAGGGCCAGGCGTTGGGCGCGCTCGTAATCGCCGGCGTCGAGGGCGGCAATAATGTGGTTATGCGCATCCACCCACCGGCCCAACGCGATTCGGGCGGCATCGGCGGTGGGCCCAGAAAACCCAGCCAAGGTTTTTTCCACACTGTGGGCGGCGGCCTCGAACGTGTTCGTGGAATCCTCTAATGATTGCCGCCACACCAAGGCCAGCATTTCCTGCGTGCGGGCCTGCTGCGCCATCACCCGCGCGTCCGTGAGGGCGTTCAACGGCGCCGCGGCCCGCTCGTAGCCCAAGGATCCGGTGCGCCACGTGATTGCGTTCGCCGTCCCACCCCACAACGTGGCCACCACCATGAGCACCGACGCGCACAACATCCCCCTATTAAGGCGCCGGTTCGTGATGCCGGCCAACCAAATCTGTCCCACAAGCAACGCTATGAGCGCCACAACCAGCCCAGTCAGCGGCACCCACAATGGTTCCGTCAGCGCTTTTTGTTGCTTGTCGACGTTCTGTCCAGTCAAAACATTCAACTGGGAGGCCGCTGGCAACAGATCTTCCCGCATCAGCGTTGACGCCTCCGACATGTAGGCCACCCCCATCGGATTCCCCTGCTGATTATTCGCCCACGCCGTCTCCACCAGCCCCGTGTACACCGGCAGTTTCTGGGACAAGTTCTCTAATAGGGCGAGCTCCGGGTCCCCCGTATTAAAGCCTGTGGCCGCCTGGGCGATCGCCTTCCCCGCCCGCTGGTAGGACCGCGCATAATCCGACCTGGATTGGGAGGAAGCATCCCCCACCAGCACGAAACTGGATGAGGCGGCCGTATCCGCCGCCGACAGGTTCGCGTACAGGCTTTGCGCCACATAGTTCACTGGCTCCGTGTTATTAATGAGTGTGTCAAAACTGGCGCGCCGCTCTGCCGCCATGGTCGACATGGACCAGCCCGCCGAAGTGATAATCACGCTGAGCAGCACCACCATGGTGGTCATTTTGCCGGGCGTGGTGAGTAAAAACCGGATAAACTGTTTCGCCCACCGGCGGGGATAGCGCACATACCCGTACCACAGACGACGTGCAATCGTGCGCCGCCGAGTCACCTGGTCTAACCACTGGTCCTGGGTGACAGGGTGTGGTGGAGTCATTCGGTCAGTGCTCACTACTTGGGCCTCAACAGTTTGAATTGGTATTTGTTTAAAGGATAGAGGATATGCAAAACCGAATGGCTTACGGGTGCGAGGTGGTGTTGTGCGCGGCGACGGTGACGGTTGGGTCGAAACCCCCATTGGCCCCAGGTGGGGACGGTATGGTGCCGCTGGATTACTGCTGTATTCCGTGAATAATGTGGGGGAGATCGTGATTCTGCTACAACACCGGGCGACGTGGGTGGCGCAGGGGGACACGTGGGCGCTGCCCGGCGGCGCACGGGACAGCCACGAAACCCCGACCCAGGCGGCCCTGCGCGAGGCCTGGGAGGAGGCGGGTATCCCGCCGGCAGGGGTGCGCGTCGACAAGCAGAAAACCACGGCGGTGGCTGGGGCTTGGTGCTACACGACCGTGATCGGCTTCATAAAAAATCCTTTAATAGGGGAGGGGAATGCGGAAGCACACGAACACCGGTGGGTACCCATAAACGAAGTAGACACCTATGATCTTTTACCCGGATTTGCTGCTGCATGGCCCGAACTGCATAAATGTGTGCAAGAATTGCTGATATGATTCAAGTGCAAGGCTTATCCAAACAATATGGGCATGTCCGCGCCGTTGACGACCTATCCTTCACCGTACAATCAGGCATTGTTACAGGATTCCTTGGGCCCAACGGCGCCGGTAAATCGACCACCATGCGCATGATCCTCGGGCTGGACACCCCCACATCGGGCACCGCGCTTATCGACGGGGTCCACTACACCAGTATTAAAAAACCCCTCCACAAAGTGGGGGCCCTGCTGGATGCGAAAGCCGTCCACCCCAACCGTAGCGCCTTCGACCACCTCACCTGGATCGCCCAATCTAATGGCATACGCAAATCTAGGGTCATGGAAGTCCTCGACATGGTGGGACTTACCGGGGTCGCTAAGAAAAAGGCCGGTGGGTTCTCCCTCGGCATGGGACAACGCCTTGGCCTAGCCTCTGCACTACTCGGTGACCCGGAAATCCTCATCCTCGACGAACCCGTCAACGGCCTCGACCCGGAGGGCATCCGCTGGGTGCGGGAACTCTTGCGCGCTCTGGCCGCCCAGGGCCGCACCGTGCTGGTCAGCTCTCACCTGCTGAGTGAAATGTCGCAAACTGCCGACCATCTCATTGTTATTGGCCGCGGCAAACTCGTGGCCGACAGCTCCACCTACGACTTCATTAAAAAACACTCGGCCACCACCATTCTGGTGCGCACCACCGACAACAATCGCATGGCCGAAGTGCTCACCGCGGCCGGTATCGAATTCACCAAGGAAGTGGACGAAGAAAACCGGCCCACCCTCCACATCCCCGAACAAGACCCGGCCCACATTGGCCACATTGCCTTCGTGAACAAAATCGAACTGCAACTCTTGGGCGAACGCCACGCCTCCCTGGAGGAAGCATTCATGGAAATCACCGGCCATGCCGTCCAATACCAAGCCAAGGAAGGAAACTAACCCCATGAATACTTTTCTTTCCGAATGGACCAAACTCGTGTCCACCAAGGCCATCTACTGGACCACCGGCCTCTTCCTATTCTTCGGCGTCGGGTTCGCCGCGGTCTACGGCCTGGATGTGCCGGCCGACCCCATGGTCAAACTTTGGACCGGCATGGACATCCGCATTATTAAAGCAACCTCCGTCGTGGCCGCCGTGGCCGCTCTCAGCTTCTTCGTGACCATTGTGCAGGCCACCATGGTGGTCACCAGCGAATACCGCCACAACTACCAGTCCGTAAGCTTCATGGCCACCCCCAACCGGCTCAAGGTGGTCATGGCCAAATGGTTCCTCTACTCCATCTTCATTGCCATCCTCACCTTCGTCACCGTCCTGGCCAGCCTCTACATGACCAAACGAGTGTCCGGTGAGCTTTCCTCCACCCTGCCGGTGTGGTCCGATGAAGGCGCCATCCACGTTCTGTGGGGCTACCCGGTGGCCGCCGTGCTGCTTGTCACCTTCACCCAGGGCGTGTCGTGGCTGCTGCGCCAAACCGCCGGCGCGATATCCATCATGGGCCTGTGGTTCTTCGCCCTGGAAAACCTTTTGGGACTCCTGCCCAAAGTGGGCAAATATATCGTCAAATACGGGCCCATTAATAACTTCAACGCCTTCCTCACCAAAACCTCCATTGATGACATCCAATGGGATTACAACGGCTCTATTGCGTATTTCGGTGTGTGGGCGGTAGTCATCTTTATCGCCGGGGCGATCGTCGTGAGGCAACGCGACGCTTAGAGCTTTTCGACACCCCAGGGTACAATAACGCCCGCTATGTCTGAAAAACCTATCACACTCACTGGCGGCCTTCTGGCCGGCCTGGCCCTGCTCTCCGCCGCAGGGCCGTTTTCTATCGACATGTACTTGCCCGGGCTGCCGCAACTCGGCCGCGACCTGGCCACCACCAACGCCCAGCTCACCCTCAGCGGGTTCATGATCGGCATGGCCACCGGCCAGCTCATCATCGGCGTGCTCTCTGACACCTTTGGCCGGAAACGCTTCATCGTCGGCGGCGCCGCCCTGGCCCTTATCACATCCCTGCTGTGCGCCATCGCCCCAAACATTGGCGTGCTCATCGCCGCCCGCTTTCTCCAGGGGCTCGGATCCGGCGCCTGCGTGGTCCTCGCCCGCTCAATTATCCCCGACATCACCAGCGGTGTCGCTGCCGCGAAAGCGTTTAGCTGGATGGGTATCATCAGCGGCATCGCCCCCGCCGCTGCACCCGTTCTGGGCTCCCTGCTGGTGTCCTCCTTGGGCTGGCGCGGTATCTTCTACGTGCTCGCCGGCATCGCCGCAGCCCAGCTCCTCGTGGCCCTCTTCGTCATCCCGGAAACCCGACCGCCGGCCAACCGCACCCCATTAAGCTTCGGATCGTTCACCGCAGTCATCAAGGAACCCGTGTTTGTCCGATACGCGCTGGTCGTCGGTTTCGGATTCGCATCCATGTTTGCCTACATATCCGCATCCTCCTTTGTGATGCAGGAAATCATGGGGCTCAGCCCCCAAATTTTCGCACTCGTGTTCGGCACCAATGCGCTGGGGCTCATGGTGGGCGGCGCCCTCAACACTCGCCTA contains:
- a CDS encoding ABC transporter ATP-binding protein; this translates as MIQVQGLSKQYGHVRAVDDLSFTVQSGIVTGFLGPNGAGKSTTMRMILGLDTPTSGTALIDGVHYTSIKKPLHKVGALLDAKAVHPNRSAFDHLTWIAQSNGIRKSRVMEVLDMVGLTGVAKKKAGGFSLGMGQRLGLASALLGDPEILILDEPVNGLDPEGIRWVRELLRALAAQGRTVLVSSHLLSEMSQTADHLIVIGRGKLVADSSTYDFIKKHSATTILVRTTDNNRMAEVLTAAGIEFTKEVDEENRPTLHIPEQDPAHIGHIAFVNKIELQLLGERHASLEEAFMEITGHAVQYQAKEGN
- a CDS encoding NUDIX domain-containing protein — translated: MRGDGDGWVETPIGPRWGRYGAAGLLLYSVNNVGEIVILLQHRATWVAQGDTWALPGGARDSHETPTQAALREAWEEAGIPPAGVRVDKQKTTAVAGAWCYTTVIGFIKNPLIGEGNAEAHEHRWVPINEVDTYDLLPGFAAAWPELHKCVQELLI
- a CDS encoding transporter substrate-binding domain-containing protein produces the protein MTNRILLTCLLLIVSLTAGCARTPETSTATAPTSDSLPFVPLPQGATIERAGAEPPNKIITTNLLGSLAPDNRSPGERVPEIISRGRLIVGIDQSQNLLSFRNTITGELQGFEVDIAKEIAADIFGDPTKIEFRYVDSANWIDSLESHQIDMAIRTLSITRDRQDQVFFSTPYLKGSTKILVHKSSAIKGISEIGGRPVCVTSQSTGIHYARNLAPTSDLVVVRSSADCLIVMQQNQASAVITDDVILSGMSAQDPFTTIEGGSLSNENYGIATAKPGYRHHTDGLIRQINATLERIYGDGTWQKYYNHWFSAYLPDQTPPATHYRKETPQRP
- a CDS encoding multidrug ABC transporter permease, whose translation is MNTFLSEWTKLVSTKAIYWTTGLFLFFGVGFAAVYGLDVPADPMVKLWTGMDIRIIKATSVVAAVAALSFFVTIVQATMVVTSEYRHNYQSVSFMATPNRLKVVMAKWFLYSIFIAILTFVTVLASLYMTKRVSGELSSTLPVWSDEGAIHVLWGYPVAAVLLVTFTQGVSWLLRQTAGAISIMGLWFFALENLLGLLPKVGKYIVKYGPINNFNAFLTKTSIDDIQWDYNGSIAYFGVWAVVIFIAGAIVVRQRDA
- a CDS encoding acetate kinase; the protein is MSLVLVLNSGSSSIKFQLVDPDQHATDEPFASGLVEQIGEPMGRVTLKHAGEKHVVEAPIPDHTVGLDLAFKLMAEHECGPTDVELVAVGHRLVHGGLVFSKPELITDQIVDLARSLIPLAPLHNPANIDGIEVARKLLPDVPHVAVFDTGFFHGMPPAAALYAVDKELAAETGVRRYGFHGTSHEYVSNKVAELMELPKAAINQITLHLGNGASCAAIKGEQPIDTSMGMTPLAGLVMGTRSGDVDPGIVFHLHRTAGMPIDDIDELLNKKSGVKGIAGVNDFRELRRMIEEENEDAWLAYNIYIHQLRRYIGSYMISLGRVDAITFTAGVGENDSFVRADALANLEMYGIKIDPERNALPNTGPRLISAHDSVIKVWVVPTNEELAIARYAKAFA
- the pta gene encoding phosphate acetyltransferase, which gives rise to MTQTTHSVLLTAIRRRLDQAEVAEFAAALGLDITPLVPAGHDEPTIADVLKHAPAGPVLYTGTGNLNFDARAAAALGVPLVLQTPSESLSTALARVEARDLGASIAAIIMGDQPLTAAVTAAQETPAEIVMTADVFENWLLGMAKKHRAHIVLPEGDDDRILTAAGILLAEDACDLTILGVPEEVAARAAELGVTLDGATLVNPWADDDPHREEFAQQFYELRKTKGVSLEQARETMTDISYYATMMIHNGLADGMVSGASHTTAHTIKPSFQIIKTKPGVSVVSSVFLMVMRGRLWAFGDCAVNPNPTAEQLAEIAVVSAETASQFGIDPRVAILSYSTGTSGSGPDVDRAMAATRMAQAKAPELLVDGPLQFDAAVDPVVAAKKLPESRVAGQANVFIFPDLEAGNIGYKTAQRTGHALAVGPILQGLNKPVNDLSRGATVADIVNTVAITAIQAASSKEAGEE
- a CDS encoding serine/threonine protein kinase, with the protein product MTDTDHTQPHSTADHTQPQTAAVPFNPFDDDDDTFNTAAAPFNPFDDDDDDPLPDPSARSRTEALNTFRSRRSTTREGRSVANGMVRLPFVPIKETRLMDPATTNLEPPLLKEGDIVANQYKILGVVAHGGMGWIYLAQDQNVSGRVVVLKGLIGSGNPHDIGAAIAEREFLADITHPVIVKAYNFIDDPRVAAGFIVMEYVPGPSLRKRRQEQPGGVFAIDIAIGYILETLPALEYLHARGVVYNDFKPDNIIVTEDQVKLIDLGAVTGIGAFGYIFGTKGFQAPEVATEGPSVASDIYTVGRTLAAMTINMPKKDGAYAPGLPGPDEEPLFAQYLSYYRLLRRATDPDPKQRFSTVQELTTQLYGVLREYLAVHDGRQFPAQHSLFSPQRSTFGTKHIVFKTDQLIDGIERSVRITPPEVVAALHVPLLDRSDPGAAMIAGSSYTEPSEALETMREAMAREKFAQSKEIPLGIIRSLLDLGFTTESKDWLKKLESSLGDDWRYQWYSGITSLLLDDFLPAQDAFNKVFNILPGEAAPKLARAAVCELILQSKGMDNKPLLQPATAIEVASLKGEIVNELAGLWTHLTQDPAVLRYKAIYLYSLVWATNPATVSSGFGLARQLMAERQVDVAVQALDKVPASSMHRRMAELTSVLYLVSDVPNEQRIRRAARRLEEIPTNEPRFLQVQIAVLNAALHWLRLEGLEASASRNDLFDYPFTQLGLRRGLERALRLQARSAPTAAHRYQLVDTSNKIRPRTWF
- a CDS encoding HNH endonuclease signature motif containing protein, with protein sequence MSSLIDAYARLAPRASELLLTIKEIGINKIELATRLDVSSATASLMISVSKAFTPEELGQGVGLSFEKFRIIATSGKKIANPDINREQFRNDLIEAAHELSVDELKEHIVDKLAALNKGYNRARKWHLRYAATADPDGMSHMLMKMPAEQAEQLRTSLTPEARTLVQQGAAVDEAEGHAKALIRRVLHGYDLTKLEHVEDWEDPNNPRDLRQRPCIIIPDWEHTAHIDGTVVDTNGVVIPIKDLVDRRIAKYGFAVTVYNDANGVMRPHDVLPIKRLADADDRFISILSHLVCQHPDCRVPAVRCEIHHIQSFASGGPTTPENLCPLCRVHNLLNDDKPDEIRHGRVFNDPKTGLTWYEMPDGRIRRNRARSNERGLSAYCARMCKEALTELHRPGWMPPRPPRE